From Dasypus novemcinctus isolate mDasNov1 chromosome 8, mDasNov1.1.hap2, whole genome shotgun sequence, the proteins below share one genomic window:
- the LOC101415473 gene encoding protein SPATA31F3-like: MLSPTFILWDVGYPLYTYGSIFIIILIIWKVKRSHQGLRLGHTRSCCRSHRRVRQRARDRTSRARRASQEEAEKPRELLSLLKSQGWLPQEGSVRRLLCADPCCQVCNAVALEVKQLLVGENAPISPISSESSQVSSCLEILSVSSVSFEQSLEQPSQQSRELSLVSLTSTLTQLTDQKSLTQIAAQSPSTVSIRDYRTELLQHRQGLRLPDVSWDAEALSSSSLEEPRIPVDQQKRRKNNSEFALENQAPEAGLGNTVKQFLNSINPEKNGEEHKESIPLSKAETEAKPRMENVEKSQPPTKDPVGGAKLENTKRNPTAQLLHTEEERQTISNTLQFPDDQLQQRSLHSIFPVSLATLPTTASTIIN, from the exons ATGTTGAGCCCTACATTTATTTTGTGGGAtgttggatatcccttatataccTATGGTTCCATCTTCATCATTATCCTAATTATTTGGAAAGTGAAAAGAAGCCACCAAGGATTAAGGTTGGGACACACCAGGAGCTGTTGTCGG AGTCATCGAAGAGTCAGACAAAGGGCTAGAGATAGAACATCAAGAG CTAGGAGAGCTTCCCAGGAAGAAGCTGAAAAGCCACGGGAGCTGCTCTCTCTCTTAAAAAG CCAGGGCTGGCTTCCTCAGGAGGGAAGTGTGCGGCGGCTCCTGTGTGCAGATCCCTGCTGCCAAGTCTGCAATGCTGTGGCTCTTGAGGTTAAGCAACTGTTGGTGGGTGAGAACGCCCCGATCTCCCCCATTTCATCGGAATCATCGCAGGTCTCTTCTTGCCTAGAGATTTTGTCCGTGTCTAGTGTCTCTTTTGAGCAGAGTCTGGAGCAGCCTTCCCAGCAGTCTAGAGAGCTTTCACTGGTATCTCTAACCTCCACACTGACACAATTAACAGATCAGAAATCCTTAACCCAGATAGCTGCCCAGTCACCCAGTACAGTCAGCATCCGAGATTACCGCACTGAACTCCTGCAGCACAGGCAGGGACTGCGACTACCCGATGTGTCCTGGGACGCGGAAGCTCTGTCCTCTTCAAGCCTCGAGGAGCCTAGGATTCCTGTCGACCagcagaagaggaggaagaacaaTTCTGAATTTGCCCTGGAGAACCAAG CTCCAGAAGCTGGCTTGGGAAATACAGTTAAGCAGTTCCTGAACTCGATTAACCCTGAGAAGAATGGTGAAGAACACAAGGAATCCATTCCCCTTTCTAAGGCTGAGACAGAAGCCAAACCCAGGATGGAAAATGTTGAAAAGAGCCAACCCCCCACCAAAGACCCTGTGGGGGGTGCTAAGTTGGAGAACACAAAAAGGAACCCCACGGCCCAGCTTCTCCACACTGAGGAGGAGAGACAGACCATTTCCAACACCCTTCAGTTCCCAGACGATCAGCTCCAGCAACGTTCCCTTCATTCCATCTTTCCTGTGTCCTTGGCCACCCTACCCACTACTGCTAGCACTATCATCAACTGA